The following coding sequences lie in one Miscanthus floridulus cultivar M001 chromosome 9, ASM1932011v1, whole genome shotgun sequence genomic window:
- the LOC136484404 gene encoding uncharacterized protein, whose amino-acid sequence MDNREWMYTGHASMTPEWMTKTNAFLEHAFGKAAKGSARMPCPCSRCGNKKRKIKRLMGEDLIKYGFTANYTRWIHHGEADCIREEVVRQCLEDYDGDGGVADWMDDIQQARFGEGLEEKPEESAKTFYDMLSSAQKPLHEKTTVSQLDAIGCIMGLKSQFSMSRDNFDGMLAVFGSLLPEDHILPKNLYESQKLLRALKMPYEQIHVCPNGCVLFRKDHEGATHCPKCKSSRYLEVD is encoded by the coding sequence atggataaccgtgagtggatgtacacgggccacgcaagtatgaccccagaatggatgaccaagaccaatgctttcctggagcatgcatttggcaaggctgctaaagggtcagcccggatgccgtgtccgtgcagcagatgtggcaacaagaaaagaaaaattaagaggctcatgggggaagatcttatcaagtatggattcacggcaaactatacccgctggatccaccatggtgaagctgattgtattagagaggaggtggtgagacagtgtctcgaggattatgatggagatggcggggtagcagactggatggatgacattcagcaagcacggttcggtgaaggattggAGGAGAAGCCAGAGGAAAGCGCAAAGACGTTCTATGATATGCTGTCTTCAGCGCAGAAGCCCTTGCATGAAAAGACAACGGTATCACAGCTAGATGCAATTGGATGCATCATGGGGTTGAAGTCGCAGTTTAGCATGAGTcgggacaacttcgatggtatgttggcagtttttggatccctgcttccggaggatcacatcctgccgaagaacttgtatgagtcacagaaacttcttcgtgcacttaagatgccgtatgagcagatccatgtttgtccgaatggatgcgtcctttttaggaaagatcacgagggagcaacgcactgtccaaagtgcaaatcctctaggtacctggaggtcgac
- the LOC136481033 gene encoding uncharacterized protein, with protein sequence MTTLFFTSTFTCTLGLQHVESCTAASLKEALVKMLNSHKLPISMLRGQGYDEASNMRGEFNGVQKLIRDENPYAFYVHCFAHQLQLVVVTVATSTPAIVDFFNYVPLIVNIVGASCMRKDALLAKHHDVLLENLESGEIITGKGLNQECSLASPGDTRWGSHLKTLLRILVMWEVVIDILEIVKKDSVRPGNNGGAFGLIGKMERFDFVFIMHLMIELLSITDSLSHALQRKDQDIVEAMQLIIDVKEQLQDMRDNGWDPLFKRLKTFYDKNEIEVPNMDKEINARGTSTRRKQKVTNMHFYHVEIFLAAIDAILSEMNHRFGEVSSELLVCMACLNPRNFFSNFDVDKLVRLAEIYAADFDVGDLLLLPGQLRGFVSRARRTQDFLGCTELGKVAEIMVKTKMNTSYGLVYRLIELTLILPVATASVERIFSTMSIVKTDLRNKMGDEWLNDLMICYTEKKIFRSIKNDKIIKRFEDMKTWRMLVPWNNLVIASNDS encoded by the exons ATGACAACTCTATTTTTTACCTCGACTTTTACTTGTACACTTGGACTTCAGCATGTTGAGAGTTGTACAGCTGCTTCATTGAAAGAAGCTCTGGTCAAAATGCTTAACAGTCATAAGCTACCAATCTCTATGCTTCGTGGGCAAGGTTATGATGAAGCTTCCAATATGAGAGGTGAATTTAATGGTGTGCAAAAATTGATTCGAGATGAAAATCCTTATGCATTCTATGTGCATTGTTTTGCCCATCAATTGCAATTAGTGGTTGTTACTGTTGCAACTTCTACTCCAGCCATTGTAGATTTCTTTAACTATGTTCCTCTAATAGTCAACATTGTCGGCGCATCATGTATGAGAAAGGATGCCTTGCTTGCAAAGCATCATGATGTGTTGTTAGAAAACTTGGAGAGTGGGGAGATTATCACTGGAAAAGGTTTGAACCAGGAATGTAGCCTAGCAAGTCCTGGAGATACTAGATGGGGTTCACATCTTAAAACTTTACTTCGTATTTTGGTGATGTGGGAAGTTGTCATAGACATTCTTGAGATAGTAAAGAAAGACTCTGTTAGACCAGGAAATAATGGTGGAGCATTTGGTTTAATTGGTAAAATGGAGAGGTTTGATTTTGTGTTCATAATGCATTTAATGATAGAATTATTGAGCATCACAGACAGTCTGTCACATGCTTTGCAAAGGAAGGATCAAGACATTGTTGAGGCAATGCAATTGATCATAGATGTCAAAGAGCAGTTGCAGGATATGAGGGACAATGGATGGGATCCCTTATTCAAAAGATTGAAAACATTTTATGATAAGAATGAGATTGAAGTGCCAAATATGGACAAGGAAATAAATGCTAGAGGAACATCTACACGTAGAAAGCAAAAGGTAACAAACATGCACTTCTACCATGTTGAGATTTTCCTTGCTGCCATAGATGCCATTTTGTCTGAGATGAATCATCGATTTGGTGAAGTTAGTTCAGAATTATTAGTATGCATGGCTTGTCTTAACCCAAGGAACTTCTTCTCTAATTTTGATGTGGATAAGCTTGTGAGACTTGCTGAAATTTATGCTGCGGATTTTGACGTCGGTGACCTTCTTCTTTTGCCTGGTCAACTGAGAGGATTTGTCAGTCGTGCTAGAAGAACTCAAGACTTTCTTGGATGTACAGAGCTTGGAAAGGTTGCTGAAATTATGGTCAAGACTAAAATGAACACATCTTATGGATTGGTGTATCGGCTCATTGAATTAACATTAATTCTTCCGGTGGCAACAGCTTCAGTTGAGAGGATATTTTCTACTATGTCTATTGTAAAGACAGATTTGCGTAACAAAATGGGTGATGAATGGCTCAATGACTTAATGATATGTTACACTGAGAAGAAGATATTTAGAAGCATCAAGAATGACAAAATCATAAAACGATTTGAAGACATGAAAACCTGGCGTATGTTAGTGCCATGGAACAATTTAGTG ATTGCTTCTAATGATTCATGA